In one Agrobacterium tumefaciens genomic region, the following are encoded:
- a CDS encoding DUF1344 domain-containing protein gives MRMMIAALLATANLLMPINGFAQSVDVEGTISKIDANGLSITLNDGKTYRVPEEFNFEGLKAGVKVVVFYTEVDGKRVVDDLQVVE, from the coding sequence ATGCGTATGATGATTGCCGCCCTTCTGGCTACCGCCAACCTTTTGATGCCCATCAACGGCTTCGCCCAGAGCGTCGACGTGGAGGGAACGATCAGCAAGATCGACGCGAATGGGCTCAGCATTACGCTCAACGACGGCAAGACCTATCGCGTGCCGGAAGAGTTCAATTTCGAAGGCTTGAAAGCGGGCGTCAAGGTCGTGGTTTTCTACACGGAAGTGGATGGCAAACGCGTGGTCGACGATCTTCAGGTCGTTGAATAA